The DNA sequence TCGAGGTTGCCGCTGGGCTCGTCGGCGAAGATGATTTCAGGCGAGTTGATCAGGGCGCGGGCCACGGCCGTGCGCTGCTGCTCGCCGCCACTCATTTCCGAGGGCTTGTGGTCGGCGCGGCGCTCCAGGTTCAGCATGCCGAGCAATTCGCGGGCCCGCACCCGGGTTTCTTTCTCGGAGCGGCCGGCCAGATACGCCGGTAAGCACACGTTTTCCAGGGCCGTAAACTCAGGCAGCAGGTTGTGAAACTGGAAAATGAACCCGATGTGGCGGTTGCGGAAGCGGGCCAGGTCGGAGCGGCCCAGGGAGCTGACGGAGGTGCCGTCGAAGAGCACC is a window from the Hymenobacter aquaticus genome containing:
- a CDS encoding ABC transporter ATP-binding protein, with the protein product MLQAINVRKKYNTLEVLRGIDLTIEKSEIVSIVGSSGAGKSTLLHILGTLDNPDSGEVLFDGTSVSSLGRSDLARFRNRHIGFIFQFHNLLPEFTALENVCLPAYLAGRSEKETRVRARELLGMLNLERRADHKPSEMSGGEQQRTAVARALINSPEIIFADEPSGNLDSQNAQELHQIFFLLRKELGQTFVIVTHNDQLAEMADRKITMKDGNIWEG